A part of Parvimonas micra genomic DNA contains:
- the rny gene encoding ribonuclease Y codes for MPMEFLLMPVFLIVGVVVGYVFRRFTSEKLINGAENHAKKIVEDAIKEAETKKKEKLVEAKEEAHRIKQESDKENRERRNEIQKLERRLITKEENLDKKNENLDKKNERLNKELKALEVKETEIEKLVEKQKEELERVANISSEEAKEIILEEVRQESIKDAANIIREIEQNAKDNAEKNARYIIGTAIQRYAADQVAESTVSVVTLPNDEMKGRIIGREGRNIRTFESLTGVDLIIDDTPEAVVLSSFDPVRREIARLALEKLINDGRIHPTRIEEMIEKARQEVENSIRIAGEDACDQTNIHGLHPELVKLLGRLKYRTSYGQNVLKHSIEVAHMAGMLAADIGADVKIAKRGGLLHDIGKAIDHEMEGNHVELGVQMAKRYKEKREVIHCIEAHHNDVEPSTVEALLVQAGDAISAAKPGARRESVENYIKRLENLEEIANSFDGIEKSFAIQAGREIRVLVKPEIIDEDKMLLTSKAIVKKIQEELEYPGTIKVNLIRETRVVDYAK; via the coding sequence ATGCCAATGGAATTTTTATTAATGCCTGTTTTTTTAATAGTGGGTGTGGTTGTTGGATATGTTTTTAGAAGATTTACTTCAGAAAAACTTATAAACGGTGCCGAAAATCATGCTAAAAAAATTGTTGAAGATGCTATTAAAGAAGCTGAAACTAAGAAAAAAGAAAAATTAGTTGAAGCTAAAGAAGAAGCACATAGAATTAAACAAGAAAGCGATAAGGAAAACAGAGAGAGAAGAAATGAAATTCAAAAATTAGAACGTCGTTTGATTACTAAAGAAGAAAATTTAGATAAGAAAAATGAGAATTTAGATAAGAAAAATGAACGTTTAAATAAAGAATTAAAAGCTTTAGAAGTTAAAGAAACTGAAATTGAAAAATTAGTTGAAAAGCAAAAAGAAGAACTTGAAAGAGTTGCCAATATATCATCTGAAGAAGCTAAAGAAATTATACTCGAAGAAGTTAGACAGGAAAGTATAAAAGATGCTGCAAATATCATAAGAGAAATTGAACAAAATGCTAAAGATAATGCAGAAAAAAATGCCAGATATATTATTGGAACAGCTATCCAAAGATATGCTGCCGATCAGGTCGCAGAATCTACGGTTAGCGTTGTAACTTTACCTAATGATGAAATGAAGGGTAGGATTATAGGTAGAGAAGGAAGAAATATAAGAACATTTGAAAGTTTGACAGGAGTTGATTTAATTATAGATGATACTCCGGAAGCTGTTGTTTTATCTTCCTTTGATCCGGTTAGAAGAGAGATTGCAAGACTAGCTCTTGAAAAATTGATTAATGACGGAAGAATTCACCCAACAAGAATTGAGGAAATGATTGAAAAAGCAAGACAAGAAGTTGAAAACAGCATCAGAATTGCGGGAGAAGATGCTTGTGATCAAACTAATATTCATGGATTACATCCTGAACTTGTGAAACTATTAGGAAGATTAAAGTACAGAACTTCTTATGGACAAAATGTTTTGAAACATTCAATAGAAGTTGCACATATGGCAGGAATGTTGGCTGCTGATATCGGAGCTGATGTTAAGATTGCAAAAAGAGGTGGTCTATTACATGATATAGGTAAGGCTATAGATCACGAAATGGAAGGAAATCACGTAGAATTAGGCGTTCAAATGGCTAAAAGATATAAAGAAAAACGTGAAGTTATCCATTGTATTGAAGCGCATCATAATGATGTAGAACCTTCAACTGTTGAGGCACTTTTGGTACAAGCGGGAGATGCTATTTCAGCTGCAAAACCGGGTGCAAGACGTGAGTCTGTTGAAAATTATATTAAGCGTTTGGAAAATCTTGAAGAAATTGCAAATTCATTTGACGGAATTGAAAAATCTTTTGCAATTCAAGCAGGACGTGAAATAAGAGTATTGGTTAAACCGGAAATTATTGACGAAGACAAGATGTTGTTAACTTCAAAGGCAATAGTTAAGAAAATACAAGAAGAACTTGAATATCCCGGAACAATTAAAGTTAATTTAATTAGGGAAACAAGAGTTGTTGACTACGCTAAATAG
- a CDS encoding molybdenum cofactor guanylyltransferase: MINCIILAGGNSIRMTFPKEYIEIEEKYLIHNSIEILKNVFDDIVVVSNNKGHYKDLKVRVVRDIFYKKGPMAGLHSGLCYSNSDFSFLTACDMPNMDEKFIRFLILKLDKNFDGIVCLSEKGKILPMNGIYRNSLKENLREELIKDNRKFIRFIEDNNFKFLKYEDWKKFDEKNIFENLNTIKELEEFKKKLLTIKKD, translated from the coding sequence ATGATAAATTGTATAATACTTGCAGGTGGGAATTCTATAAGAATGACTTTTCCTAAAGAATATATAGAGATAGAAGAAAAATATTTGATTCACAATTCAATAGAAATTTTAAAAAATGTTTTTGACGATATTGTTGTTGTTTCTAATAATAAAGGGCATTATAAAGATTTAAAAGTTAGAGTTGTAAGAGATATTTTTTATAAAAAAGGTCCAATGGCTGGGCTTCATAGCGGACTTTGTTATTCCAATAGTGATTTTTCTTTTCTGACTGCTTGTGATATGCCTAATATGGATGAAAAATTTATTAGATTTTTAATTTTAAAACTGGATAAAAATTTTGACGGTATTGTTTGTCTTTCTGAAAAAGGAAAGATACTACCTATGAATGGTATTTATAGAAATTCATTGAAAGAAAATTTAAGAGAAGAGTTAATCAAAGATAATCGTAAGTTTATAAGATTTATTGAAGATAATAATTTTAAATTTTTAAAATATGAAGATTGGAAAAAATTCGATGAGAAAAATATATTTGAAAACTTAAATACTATAAAAGAATTGGAAGAATTTAAAAAGAAATTATTGACTATAAAAAAAGATTGA
- a CDS encoding aminoacyl-tRNA deacylase has translation MKKNSKTNVCRILDSKKIKYEFVVRDEDKEFEEIGIDRNICFKTLVLEGSDKNHYVCVIPIDKHLDLKKASKYFKLKSIKMILQKELELLTGYVHGGCSPVGMKTKFKTVFDETAKNMEKFLVSAGKVRNSIIVNPIEFACFCDADFADLVVK, from the coding sequence ATGAAAAAAAATAGTAAAACAAATGTATGCAGAATTTTAGATAGTAAAAAAATTAAATATGAATTCGTAGTTAGAGATGAAGACAAAGAATTTGAAGAAATTGGAATAGATAGAAATATATGCTTTAAGACACTTGTTCTAGAGGGAAGTGATAAAAATCACTATGTCTGTGTTATTCCAATTGATAAGCATCTGGATTTAAAAAAGGCGAGTAAATATTTTAAACTAAAAAGTATTAAGATGATTTTGCAAAAAGAACTGGAACTTTTAACCGGATATGTTCACGGAGGTTGTAGTCCTGTTGGAATGAAGACTAAATTTAAAACTGTTTTTGATGAAACTGCAAAAAATATGGAGAAATTTCTTGTAAGTGCTGGAAAAGTTAGAAATTCAATCATAGTAAATCCAATTGAATTTGCTTGCTTTTGTGATGCGGATTTTGCTGATTTGGTGGTAAAATAA
- the udk gene encoding uridine kinase, translating into MKKEDVYVVGIAGGSASGKTTIIEKLKKQFKDEIVMISHDFYYWPNDDKTLEERAKLNYDHPKSFETSKLIEDIKILKSGKAVDLPIYDYTMHTRSKETMRVYPKPVIIVEGILILEDARLRELMDLKVYVDTDADERLIRRILRDTKERGRSLESILTQYQNTVKPMHEEFIEPSKKHADIIIPRGGENTPAIEMLVQHLKTFLDKNEKK; encoded by the coding sequence ATGAAAAAAGAAGATGTATATGTAGTAGGAATTGCCGGAGGCTCAGCTTCCGGTAAGACTACGATTATTGAAAAGTTGAAAAAACAATTTAAAGATGAAATTGTTATGATTAGCCATGATTTTTATTATTGGCCAAATGATGATAAGACTTTAGAAGAAAGGGCAAAGTTGAATTATGATCACCCTAAGTCTTTTGAAACTTCTAAACTTATTGAAGATATAAAGATTTTAAAATCAGGTAAAGCGGTAGATTTACCGATTTATGATTATACAATGCATACTAGAAGCAAAGAAACTATGAGAGTTTATCCAAAGCCTGTAATAATAGTTGAGGGCATTTTAATTTTGGAAGATGCAAGACTTAGAGAGCTTATGGATCTAAAGGTTTATGTTGATACGGATGCGGATGAAAGACTAATTAGAAGGATTTTAAGAGATACTAAAGAGAGAGGAAGAAGTCTTGAAAGTATTTTAACTCAATATCAAAACACGGTTAAACCTATGCATGAGGAATTTATTGAGCCAAGTAAAAAACATGCCGATATAATAATTCCTCGTGGCGGAGAAAATACTCCGGCAATAGAGATGTTGGTTCAACATTTAAAGACTTTTTTGGATAAAAATGAAAAAAAATAG
- the tyrS gene encoding tyrosine--tRNA ligase: MEYKNIFEELVDRGYFEQATYEDELKELLSKERVKFYIGFDATADSLTIGHFIQIMVMKRMQNYGHIPIALLGGGTTMIGDPSGRSDMRMVMTEEQINYNAKRFFEQLSRFIDFTDGNAIIENNKDWLLDLNFIKFMKEVGVHFSVNKMLTCDAYKNRMEKGLTFFEFSYMLMQSYDFLYLYRKHGCKLQLGGSDQWSNILGGYDLVRKLEQDKVYAMTFKLLTTADGVKMGKSQKGAVWLDEEKTSPYELFQYMRNVDDRDVEKFLLMLTFLPTEKCRELGKYKDERINEAKEILAFEVTKIIHGEEKAQKALETARALFSGELLDENMPSTEIKKSDFENEEIGILDLIRTCGLSKSNGEARRLIEQGGISLNGEKVADTNLKVSLNLEEIVIKKGKKIYHRVIAL, translated from the coding sequence ATGGAATACAAGAATATTTTTGAAGAGCTTGTCGATAGAGGATATTTTGAACAAGCTACTTATGAAGATGAGTTAAAAGAATTATTATCCAAAGAGAGAGTAAAATTTTACATAGGTTTTGATGCGACAGCAGATAGTTTGACAATTGGACATTTTATTCAAATTATGGTTATGAAAAGAATGCAAAACTATGGTCATATTCCAATTGCACTTTTAGGTGGAGGAACTACAATGATAGGAGATCCTTCAGGAAGAAGCGATATGAGAATGGTAATGACTGAAGAACAAATTAATTATAATGCTAAAAGATTTTTTGAACAACTTTCCAGATTTATTGACTTCACTGATGGAAATGCAATTATAGAAAATAATAAAGATTGGCTTTTAGACTTAAATTTTATAAAGTTTATGAAAGAAGTAGGAGTACATTTCAGCGTAAATAAGATGCTTACTTGTGATGCATACAAAAATAGAATGGAAAAAGGTCTTACATTCTTTGAATTTTCATATATGTTAATGCAAAGTTACGATTTCTTATATCTATACAGAAAACATGGTTGTAAATTGCAATTAGGTGGTTCTGACCAATGGAGCAATATCCTTGGAGGATATGATTTAGTAAGAAAGCTTGAACAAGATAAAGTTTATGCTATGACTTTTAAACTTTTAACAACAGCTGACGGAGTTAAAATGGGTAAATCTCAAAAAGGTGCAGTTTGGTTAGATGAAGAAAAAACATCTCCTTATGAACTTTTCCAATATATGAGGAATGTTGATGATAGAGATGTTGAAAAGTTTTTACTTATGCTTACTTTCCTTCCTACAGAAAAATGTAGAGAATTAGGCAAATATAAAGATGAAAGAATTAACGAAGCAAAGGAAATTTTAGCTTTTGAAGTAACAAAGATTATTCACGGAGAAGAAAAGGCACAAAAAGCATTGGAAACTGCCAGAGCATTATTCAGCGGAGAACTTTTAGATGAAAATATGCCTTCAACTGAAATCAAGAAATCAGATTTTGAAAATGAAGAAATAGGAATTCTAGATTTGATTAGAACTTGTGGACTTTCAAAGTCTAATGGAGAAGCTAGAAGACTTATAGAACAAGGCGGAATTTCTTTAAATGGAGAAAAAGTTGCAGATACTAATTTAAAAGTTTCTCTTAATTTAGAAGAAATAGTAATTAAAAAAGGTAAAAAAATCTATCACAGAGTAATTGCTTTATAG
- a CDS encoding MgtC/SapB family protein translates to MNIDIIFQNIEFLIKMVLATSMGAIIGFERKSRNKEAGIRTHAIVCLASALMVIVSKYGFFDVGNYDAARVAAQVVSGIGFLGAGLIFIKNNAVNGLTTAAGVWATAGIGLAMGAGLYAVAIFGTLLIVIIQTLMHKDTFLNKDHLTITFEIELEDSFNSIREIRSCLERFKLEIQNVEIIKKNRFVIVKFYTVVPLDFEREHLEDLIFDDERVKKIEM, encoded by the coding sequence ATGAATATTGATATTATTTTTCAAAATATTGAATTTTTGATAAAGATGGTTCTTGCAACTTCTATGGGGGCAATAATCGGTTTTGAAAGAAAGAGTAGAAATAAAGAAGCAGGTATTAGAACTCATGCGATAGTTTGTTTGGCATCAGCACTTATGGTAATAGTTTCTAAATATGGTTTTTTTGATGTAGGAAATTATGATGCAGCACGTGTTGCAGCTCAAGTTGTTTCCGGAATTGGCTTTTTGGGAGCGGGACTTATTTTTATAAAAAATAATGCCGTAAATGGATTGACAACTGCTGCAGGAGTTTGGGCTACTGCTGGAATTGGACTTGCTATGGGAGCGGGACTTTATGCAGTTGCGATTTTTGGAACTCTTTTAATTGTAATCATTCAAACTTTGATGCATAAAGATACATTTTTAAATAAAGACCATTTGACTATTACATTTGAGATAGAGTTGGAAGATAGTTTTAATTCTATCAGAGAAATTAGAAGTTGTTTGGAAAGATTTAAACTTGAAATTCAAAATGTGGAGATTATAAAGAAAAATAGATTCGTAATAGTTAAATTTTACACTGTTGTTCCTCTCGACTTTGAAAGAGAACATTTGGAAGATTTAATTTTTGATGATGAAAGAGTTAAAAAGATTGAAATGTAG
- the pepF gene encoding oligoendopeptidase F, with product MEKYNWSLEKIYKNVDEARAEIKLCDEFIEKIVKEEKSVKNLKNIMELSEKASRLVEKLYTYSYMKRDEDSRVPEAQKLALEVTSLGSRFGSATAFFDPFLMSLSDEELENFYKEGDNEKYRIHFENILRFKPHTLSADEEKLLANCSEMERTGQNSFYMLSYADMDYGNIESKGGEKLTPANFNTFLLDENEEVRKEAFDKMYKTVSNFKNTYATTLYSAIKNLTTLAKVKHYPSARYMELFQDCVPETVYDSLIESIEEYLPSLHKYYGLRKKALKKDKQYMWDVSINLEKEFDQKYPYEKARELITEGLKPLGEDYIEVLNRGFDDRWVDVYPREGKAGGAYSWGSFDTDPYILMNYTDTLDSMFTLAHEFGHSMHSYYSKSDNDYLYAQYKIFVAEVASTFNELTLLDYLLKNVKNKNEKIYILNYYINMFIGTVFRQTMFAEFEKNTHLEVEAGNALTADDFTRIMSELNDKYYGENVEKSELASYLWARIPHFYTNFYVYKYATSFCAASFLSSRVVKGDKEALKSYRNFLKDGCRHQPIEQLRAAGIDMEDKNSINKALDVFKGLVDELEKELEA from the coding sequence ATGGAAAAATATAATTGGTCATTAGAAAAAATTTATAAAAATGTGGATGAAGCAAGAGCTGAAATAAAACTTTGTGATGAATTTATTGAAAAAATTGTAAAAGAAGAAAAATCTGTTAAAAATTTAAAAAATATTATGGAATTATCTGAAAAGGCAAGTAGACTTGTAGAAAAATTATATACTTATTCATATATGAAAAGAGATGAGGACAGCAGAGTCCCCGAAGCACAAAAATTAGCTTTAGAAGTAACTTCTTTAGGTTCAAGATTCGGATCTGCTACGGCATTTTTTGATCCTTTCTTAATGAGTTTATCTGATGAAGAATTGGAAAATTTCTATAAAGAAGGAGATAATGAAAAATATAGAATTCATTTTGAAAATATTTTAAGATTTAAACCTCATACTTTAAGTGCTGATGAAGAAAAACTTCTTGCAAATTGTAGTGAAATGGAGAGGACAGGTCAAAATTCATTCTATATGTTAAGTTATGCCGATATGGATTATGGTAATATTGAAAGTAAAGGTGGAGAAAAATTAACTCCGGCTAATTTCAATACTTTTCTTTTAGATGAAAATGAAGAAGTAAGAAAAGAAGCATTTGATAAAATGTATAAAACTGTTTCAAACTTTAAAAATACTTATGCCACAACTTTATATAGTGCGATTAAGAACTTAACAACACTTGCTAAGGTTAAACACTATCCTTCAGCTAGATATATGGAATTATTCCAAGATTGTGTACCTGAAACAGTTTATGACTCATTGATAGAAAGTATTGAAGAATATCTTCCTTCTCTTCATAAATATTATGGATTAAGAAAGAAAGCATTAAAGAAAGATAAACAATATATGTGGGATGTTTCTATAAATTTAGAAAAAGAATTTGATCAAAAATATCCTTATGAAAAAGCAAGAGAATTAATAACTGAAGGTCTTAAACCATTGGGAGAAGACTATATTGAAGTTTTAAATAGAGGTTTTGACGATCGTTGGGTTGACGTTTATCCAAGAGAAGGAAAAGCTGGTGGAGCATATTCATGGGGAAGCTTTGATACAGATCCATATATCCTAATGAATTATACAGATACTTTAGATAGTATGTTTACATTAGCTCACGAATTTGGACATTCAATGCATAGTTATTATTCAAAATCTGACAATGACTATCTATATGCTCAATATAAGATTTTCGTTGCAGAAGTTGCATCAACTTTTAATGAATTAACTCTATTAGATTATTTGTTAAAGAATGTTAAGAATAAAAATGAAAAGATTTATATCCTAAACTATTACATTAATATGTTTATCGGAACAGTATTTAGACAAACAATGTTTGCTGAATTTGAAAAGAATACACATTTAGAAGTTGAAGCGGGAAATGCCTTAACTGCCGATGATTTCACAAGAATTATGAGCGAATTAAATGACAAATATTATGGAGAAAATGTTGAAAAGAGCGAATTAGCTAGTTACTTATGGGCTAGAATTCCTCATTTCTACACTAATTTCTATGTATATAAATACGCAACAAGTTTCTGTGCTGCAAGTTTCTTATCAAGCAGAGTTGTTAAGGGAGATAAAGAAGCTTTAAAGAGTTATAGAAATTTCTTAAAAGACGGATGTAGACATCAACCGATAGAACAATTAAGAGCTGCAGGAATAGATATGGAAGATAAAAATTCTATCAATAAAGCTCTAGATGTTTTCAAAGGTTTAGTTGACGAACTAGAAAAAGAATTAGAAGCTTAG
- a CDS encoding DsrE family protein: MNYRVLFRIERLKLIDKLKAKIVNYRRYCEEMGDTCEIEIVCAGNVVSHFLEEDEFFKDESLQVKLCKNALNGLKPNYEQKNIQIVSAGIGEVIKRKSEGWIEYTIE, translated from the coding sequence ATGAATTATAGAGTGCTATTTAGAATTGAAAGATTAAAACTTATAGATAAATTAAAGGCAAAAATCGTAAATTATAGAAGGTATTGCGAAGAAATGGGTGATACTTGTGAAATTGAAATAGTTTGTGCAGGAAATGTGGTTTCACATTTTTTGGAAGAAGATGAGTTTTTTAAAGATGAAAGTCTACAAGTTAAACTCTGTAAAAATGCTTTAAACGGATTAAAGCCAAACTATGAACAGAAAAATATTCAAATAGTATCAGCCGGTATTGGGGAAGTAATTAAGAGAAAATCTGAAGGCTGGATTGAATATACAATAGAATAA
- a CDS encoding peptidoglycan D,D-transpeptidase FtsI family protein: MIEIKRYKRVLTFISLLFILILGYMTYFQVAKADKLKNDEDNKRNWVDDNKLKRGNILDSNGNILAETKTDDKGDKYRYFPYGEAYAHIVGYNSKKYGKTGIEKKFNTTLLNKQDKTPIGELKKILVDQKEGNSVKLTTNTELQQYALSLLKGHKGSMILMNPQTGSIITMADMPTFDPNTIESNWANIIADEENAPLLARSTSGLFTPGSVYKLITGTALLEKLSGSDLNYNDKGSTTIDHYKINNYAKEVNGNIDLRKALVKSSNTYFADQVQKIGVDSMIDVSKRFMFGQEIPFELKTAISPIPYNDKTTALELGTAAFGQGKDLVTPLQVALYTSAIANGGNMMKPHIVSEILDPSGKIIEKVTPEVLSKVADKKIMDTMKDYLKSSGDRNFAGFVKGKKVAGKTGTAEKTKDKIHSWVTVFYPVDNPTIVCTAFFEEENKIAAEMIPLVKKLVNKAIELGY, from the coding sequence ATGATTGAAATAAAAAGATATAAAAGAGTTTTAACATTTATAAGTTTATTATTTATTTTAATTCTTGGGTATATGACTTATTTTCAAGTTGCAAAAGCAGATAAACTTAAAAATGATGAAGATAATAAAAGAAATTGGGTTGATGACAATAAATTAAAGAGAGGAAATATTCTCGATTCTAATGGAAATATTTTAGCAGAAACTAAAACTGATGATAAAGGAGATAAATATAGATATTTTCCTTATGGAGAAGCTTATGCCCATATTGTTGGATATAATAGTAAGAAGTATGGAAAGACAGGAATCGAAAAGAAATTTAATACGACTCTTTTAAATAAACAGGATAAAACTCCTATCGGAGAATTAAAGAAAATTTTGGTTGATCAAAAAGAGGGTAATTCAGTAAAATTGACTACAAATACGGAATTACAACAATATGCTCTTTCTCTTTTGAAGGGGCATAAGGGCTCAATGATTTTGATGAATCCACAAACAGGATCCATAATTACAATGGCGGATATGCCGACTTTTGATCCGAATACAATAGAATCTAATTGGGCAAATATTATTGCTGATGAAGAAAATGCACCGCTTTTAGCGAGAAGTACTTCCGGACTTTTCACACCCGGATCTGTTTATAAACTTATAACAGGAACTGCATTGCTTGAAAAACTTAGTGGAAGTGATTTAAATTACAATGATAAAGGTTCAACAACTATTGACCATTATAAAATAAATAACTATGCAAAGGAAGTCAATGGAAATATAGATTTGAGAAAGGCTTTGGTAAAATCTTCAAACACATATTTTGCAGATCAAGTACAAAAAATTGGAGTTGATTCTATGATTGATGTAAGTAAAAGATTTATGTTCGGTCAAGAAATTCCTTTTGAGTTAAAAACTGCAATTTCTCCAATTCCGTATAACGATAAAACTACGGCTTTGGAACTTGGAACTGCGGCGTTTGGACAAGGAAAAGATTTGGTTACTCCATTACAGGTTGCATTGTACACAAGTGCAATTGCTAATGGCGGAAATATGATGAAACCTCATATTGTAAGTGAAATTCTAGATCCAAGTGGAAAAATAATTGAAAAAGTTACACCTGAAGTTTTATCAAAAGTTGCTGACAAAAAAATAATGGACACAATGAAAGATTATTTAAAATCTTCAGGGGATAGAAATTTCGCCGGATTTGTGAAAGGAAAAAAAGTTGCAGGTAAAACAGGAACCGCAGAAAAAACAAAGGATAAAATTCATTCTTGGGTTACAGTTTTTTATCCTGTAGATAATCCTACAATTGTATGTACAGCATTTTTTGAAGAGGAAAACAAAATTGCCGCTGAAATGATTCCTCTTGTAAAAAAACTTGTAAATAAAGCGATAGAGCTTGGATATTAG